One Solanum stenotomum isolate F172 unplaced genomic scaffold, ASM1918654v1 scaffold29908, whole genome shotgun sequence DNA window includes the following coding sequences:
- the LOC125851768 gene encoding probable LRR receptor-like serine/threonine-protein kinase IRK yields the protein MHMKHKTFVPLFPPLISPELREYMQILYIDFLETHYHFLEVFSFLTVKAKNKKKMNLRYAPHIVITIFLSFSLQIVFSQLPPNQINVMRSVYDLFQNDTGASFVWNGTDKASTPCSWKGVSCNSNNSSLTKVTFSLFSISSSEFLPFICQIDTLESIDVSQNFLSSIPNEFITVCGGISGLKLLNFSGNKLEGFLPTFTGFGKLESLDFSYNNMNGKVDLQLDGLDSLKSLNLSFNMFNGSVPTSLGKFNLLEELHLSANSFEGEFPTQIVNFGNLTLIDLSLNNISGVIPDRLGELSKLQVLILSSNRLNGTIPQSLRNITTLTRFAANQNYFIGNIPFGITTYLRNLDLSFNTLNGTIPQDLLFPMNLQFVDLTSNKLEGPVPSNMSINLIRLRLGQNALNGSFPSASFESLQSLTYLELDNNQLTGPIPSELGKCQKLALLNLAQNKLSGVIPVELGDISNLQVLSLQSNNLVGEIPSNISQLNRLQRLNFSSNSLTGSIPSSLSSLRSLTNLNLQGNNLSGQIPVDISNLNVLLELQLGGNQLSGHIPDMPLSLQIALNLSRNLFQGPIPSSFSRLTSLEVL from the coding sequence ATGCATATGAAACACAAAACATTTGTTCCTTTGTTCCCTCCCCTTATTTCACCTGAGCTCAGAGAGTATATGCAAATCTTGTACATAGATTTTCTTGAAACCCATTATCATTTTCTTGAAGTTTTCAGCTTTCTGACTGTCAaagccaaaaacaaaaaaaaaatgaacttaaGGTATGCTCCCCatatagttattactatattctTGTCTTTTTCTCTTCAAATTGTGTTTTCTCAATTGCCCCCAAATCAAATTAATGTCATGAGAAGTGTCTATGATCTGTTTCAGAATGATACTGGTGCTTCTTTTGTATGGAATGGAACTGATAAAGCTTCAACCCCATGTTCTTGGAAAGGGGTTTCTTGCAATTCTAATAATTCTTCCCTTACCAAAGTCACCTTTTCATTGTTCTCTATTTCTAGCTCTGAATTCTTGccttttatttgtcaaattgaTACTTTGGAGTCTATTGATGTTTCCCAAAACTTTTTGAGCTCTATCCCAAATGAGTTCATCACTGTTTGTGGGGGAATTAGTGGGTTGAAATTGTTGAACTTTAGTGGGAATAAATTGGAGGGTTTTTTGCCTACTTTCACTGGTTTTGGAAAGTTGGAGTCTTTGGACTTTTCTTACAATAACATGAATGGGAAAGTTGACTTGCAGTTGGATGGATTAGACTCACTCAAGAGTTTGAACCTTAGCTTTAACATGTTTAATGGTTCAGTTCCTACCAGTCTTGGAAAATTTAATCTTCTGGAGGAGCTTCATCTTTCTGCAAATTCTTTTGAAGGTGAATTCCCCACTCAAATTGTGAACTTTGGCAACTTAACTTTGATTGACCTTTCTCTAAACAACATATCTGGTGTAATTCCTGATAGATTAGGTGAACTTTCCAAATTGCAAGTCTTGATTTTGTCATCCAATAGATTGAATGGCACAATCCCACAATCCCTTAGGAATATCACAACGCTGACGCGTTTTGCTGCGAATCAGAATTATTTTATTGGAAATATACCCTTCGGTATAACCACATACCTGAGGAATTTGGACCTCAGTTTTAACACATTAAATGGTACAATTCCTCAGGACCTCTTATTCCCAATGAATTTGCAGTTTGTTGATCTCACTTCCAATAAGTTAGAGGGACCTGTTCCTTCAAACATGTCGATAAATTTGATCAGGTTGAGATTGGGGCAAAATGCTTTGAATGGGTCATTTCCATCTGCTTCTTTTGAAAGCCTTCAAAGTTTGACCTACTTGGAACTGGACAACAACCAGTTAACTGGACCAATTCCTTCTGAATTGGGAAAGTGCCAAAAGCTGGCCCTTTTGAACTTAGCCCAGAATAAGCTGAGTGGTGTTATTCCTGTTGAGTTGGGTGATATTTCTAATCTTCAGGTACTGAGTCTTCAGTCCAATAACCTAGTTGGAGAAATTCCAAGTAACATTTCACAGTTGAACAGATTGCAGAGGCTCAATTTCAGCTCGAATTCGTTGACTGGTTCCATTCCAAGTTCGTTATCAAGTTTGAGAAGTCTCACAAACTTGAATTTGCAGGGGAATAATCTAAGTGGTCAAATTCCGGTTGACATTAGTAACTTAAATGTGCTGTTAGAACTCCAACTTGGAGGGAACCAACTCAGTGGGCATATTCCTGATATGCCTTTGAGTTTACAGATTGCTTTGAATCTGAGTCGCAATCTTTTTCAAGGACCTATACCAAGTAGTTTTTCTAGATTGACTTCATTGGAAGTTTTG